One genomic segment of Gossypium arboreum isolate Shixiya-1 chromosome 3, ASM2569848v2, whole genome shotgun sequence includes these proteins:
- the LOC108482307 gene encoding protein RALF-like 33, with translation MGSYRFSFTFLTISTILAVHVALSSSSPTLDVVGGLFLPSKSECRGSIAECLMLSGEESSDFDAEFAMDSEISRRILARTRYISYGALRRNTVPCSRRGASYYNCRPGAQANPYSRGCSRITRCRR, from the coding sequence ATGGGAAGCTATAGATTCTCCTTCACTTTCCTCACCATTTCCACCATCCTGGCCGTCCACGTGGCGCTCTCGTCTTCTTCTCCCACTCTCGACGTCGTCGGCGGCCTTTTTCTCCCGAGTAAATCGGAATGCCGCGGATCCATCGCCGAGTGCCTGATGCTAAGCGGGGAGGAGTCTTCGGACTTCGATGCTGAGTTCGCCATGGACTCCGAGATCAGCAGGCGCATTTTAGCCAGGACTCGCTACATTAGCTACGGTGCGTTGAGGAGGAACACGGTGCCATGCTCGCGACGTGGCGCGTCCTACTATAACTGCCGGCCGGGAGCTCAGGCTAATCCTTACTCACGCGGGTGCAGTAGAATTACGCGCTGTCGGCGTTAg
- the LOC108480936 gene encoding heat shock factor-binding protein-like gives MDGNDSVDSKQDTTDMALFVQNLLQQMQSRFQTMSDSIITKIDEMGSRIDELEQSINDLKAEMGAENSPPPVPPAVKDDSKSPNES, from the exons GATGGGAATGATTCTGTAGATTCAAAACAGGACACTACGGATATGGCACTTTTC GTCCAGAATCTACTTCAACAGATG CAATCAAGGTTCCAAACAATGTCTGATTCCATCATCACGAAGA TCGATGAGATGGGCAGCAGGATAGATGAGCTAGAACAAAGCATCAATGATCTCAAAGCAGAGATGGGTGCAGAGAACTCTCCTCCTCCAGTTCCTCCTGCGGTAAAAGATGATTCCAAGTCACCCAATGAATCCTAA